In the Deinococcus ficus genome, one interval contains:
- the cbiB gene encoding adenosylcobinamide-phosphate synthase CbiB: protein MTRAAMLLALALDTLGEPPTAVHPVVGMGTYLHRARRGWRGRTPARQLAEGAAGWALGTALAAGAGLAAARAPWYVQGALLKPLLARKALFDAVQEVGRALDRGDLPEAQRLLSWHLVSRDTRNLNAAEVAGAAIESLAENLSDSVIAPLLAYRVGGLPLAAAYRLTNTADALWGYRTPDLEYAGKTAARMDDLLNLAPARLTALCALLTAGGRGWHAWARDRRATPSPNAGHPMSAFAGALGVRLDKRGVYVLNATGRAPTPADLKAAVALARRTVTLATALLVVKA, encoded by the coding sequence ATGACCCGCGCCGCGATGCTGCTGGCCCTGGCCCTGGACACCCTGGGCGAGCCACCCACCGCCGTGCATCCCGTGGTGGGCATGGGCACCTACCTGCACCGGGCGCGCCGGGGCTGGCGCGGCCGCACCCCGGCGCGGCAATTGGCCGAGGGGGCCGCCGGGTGGGCCCTGGGAACAGCCCTGGCGGCCGGCGCGGGCCTCGCGGCAGCCCGCGCGCCCTGGTACGTGCAGGGCGCCCTGCTCAAACCTCTGCTGGCCCGGAAGGCCCTCTTTGACGCCGTGCAGGAGGTCGGCCGCGCCCTGGACCGCGGGGACCTCCCGGAGGCGCAGCGGCTGCTGTCCTGGCACCTCGTCAGCCGCGACACCCGGAACCTGAATGCCGCCGAGGTGGCCGGCGCCGCCATCGAGAGCCTCGCCGAGAACCTCTCCGACAGCGTGATCGCGCCCCTGCTCGCCTACCGCGTGGGCGGCCTTCCGCTGGCCGCTGCGTACCGCCTGACGAACACCGCCGACGCCCTGTGGGGTTACCGCACCCCGGACCTCGAATACGCCGGCAAAACCGCGGCCCGCATGGACGACCTGCTGAACCTCGCCCCGGCCCGCCTCACGGCCCTGTGCGCCCTGCTCACTGCCGGCGGGCGGGGGTGGCACGCCTGGGCCCGCGACCGGCGCGCCACCCCCAGCCCGAACGCTGGTCATCCCATGAGCGCCTTCGCCGGGGCCCTGGGCGTGCGGCTGGACAAACGCGGCGTCTACGTCCTGAACGCCACCGGCCGCGCGCCCACGCCCGCCGATCTGAAGGCTGCCGTGGCACTGGCCCGCCGGACCGTGACCCTCGCCACCGCGCTGCTGGTGGTGAAAGCGTGA
- a CDS encoding cobyrinate a,c-diamide synthase, whose amino-acid sequence MKRLVLAAAGSGSGKTTVASLLCLALRDRGLSVQPFKLGPDYLDPTHLTRAAGRDARNLDTFLLSPARTRDLFARSAAPADISVIEGVMGLYDGRTPTTDEHSTADLARLLGAPVVLVIDASGMARTAAAVAAGLRDFGPDLNVAGVILNRVGSARHADLCEVALGQVGLPVLGFVPKDAALDLPERHLGLVQAEQTAWDPAAALRAAAHLRLDALLDAAEAPPLPAPPTTSPAPAERVRIAYALDEAFHFYYPDALDELRLCGAELVPFSPLREAGLPAGARGVLLGGGYPEVHAAQLSANTGLREGLRAFAASGRPVIGECGGLMYLGDTLEDLDGTQHEMCGVIPYRTRMQPRLTLGYREARAVTGSPLAPAGTDVRGHEFHYSALTHAPTHPAYTWTGPDGQPVQEGYAHGNVLASYLHLHYGGFPNLARRFVEACRA is encoded by the coding sequence ATTAAACGGCTGGTGCTGGCCGCCGCCGGGTCCGGCAGTGGCAAGACCACGGTGGCGTCGCTGCTGTGCCTCGCCCTGCGGGACCGCGGGCTGAGCGTCCAGCCGTTCAAACTGGGTCCCGACTACCTGGACCCCACGCACCTGACCCGCGCTGCCGGCCGGGACGCCCGGAACCTGGACACGTTCCTGCTCTCCCCCGCGCGCACCCGGGACCTGTTCGCGCGCAGCGCCGCGCCCGCTGACATCAGTGTGATCGAGGGCGTGATGGGCCTCTACGACGGCCGCACCCCCACCACCGACGAGCACAGCACCGCCGACCTCGCCCGGCTGCTCGGGGCGCCGGTGGTGCTGGTGATCGACGCGTCCGGCATGGCGCGCACGGCCGCCGCCGTCGCCGCCGGCCTGCGCGACTTCGGGCCCGACCTGAACGTCGCGGGCGTGATCCTGAACCGCGTGGGCAGCGCCCGCCACGCCGACCTGTGCGAGGTGGCCCTGGGTCAGGTGGGGCTGCCGGTGCTGGGCTTCGTGCCCAAAGACGCCGCGCTGGACCTCCCGGAACGGCACCTGGGGCTGGTGCAGGCCGAGCAGACCGCCTGGGACCCAGCCGCGGCCCTCCGCGCGGCCGCGCACCTGCGGCTGGACGCCCTGCTGGACGCCGCCGAGGCCCCGCCCCTGCCGGCGCCGCCCACCACCTCGCCCGCCCCGGCGGAGCGGGTGCGGATCGCGTACGCGCTGGACGAGGCGTTCCACTTCTACTACCCGGACGCGCTGGACGAACTGCGCCTGTGCGGCGCGGAGCTCGTGCCCTTCAGCCCCCTGCGGGAAGCTGGCCTGCCCGCAGGTGCCCGGGGCGTGCTGCTGGGCGGCGGCTACCCCGAAGTGCACGCCGCCCAGCTCAGCGCCAACACCGGCCTGAGGGAGGGCCTGCGGGCCTTCGCGGCGTCGGGCCGGCCGGTGATCGGCGAGTGCGGCGGCCTGATGTACCTGGGTGACACCCTCGAAGACCTGGACGGCACTCAGCACGAGATGTGCGGCGTGATTCCCTACCGCACGCGCATGCAGCCGCGCCTCACCCTCGGGTACCGGGAGGCCCGCGCGGTGACCGGCTCCCCGCTGGCCCCGGCGGGCACCGACGTGCGCGGCCACGAGTTCCACTACAGCGCCCTGACGCACGCCCCCACGCACCCCGCCTACACCTGGACCGGCCCGGACGGCCAGCCCGTGCAGGAGGGGTACGCGCACGGCAACGTCCTCGCCAGTTACCTGCACCTGCACTACGGCGGCTTTCCGAACCTCGCCCGGCGCTTCGTGGAGGCCTGCCGGGCATGA
- the cobO gene encoding cob(I)yrinic acid a,c-diamide adenosyltransferase, with product MTDDLTRQRREAAMRELTEQRDNYRKKEGISKGRRGLLIVNTGKGKGKTTAALGLMLRAHGRGLKVKMFQFLKHDTAKFGEHRTLDMLEIPYQGLGDGWTWRSKDLENSAEMAAHGWALAREAIEGGEYDLIVLDEFTYPLKYGWVAWPDVEAVLKARDSRMHVVITGRDAIPELVALADTVSEIQPVKHAYEQGIGGQQGIEY from the coding sequence ATGACCGACGACCTGACCCGCCAGCGCCGCGAGGCCGCCATGCGCGAACTCACCGAGCAGCGCGACAACTACCGCAAGAAAGAAGGCATCAGCAAGGGCCGGCGCGGGCTGCTGATCGTGAACACCGGCAAGGGCAAGGGCAAGACCACTGCCGCGCTGGGCCTGATGCTGCGCGCCCACGGCCGCGGCCTGAAGGTCAAGATGTTCCAGTTCCTGAAGCACGACACCGCCAAGTTCGGCGAGCACCGCACGCTGGACATGCTGGAAATCCCCTACCAGGGCCTCGGGGACGGCTGGACGTGGCGCAGCAAGGACCTGGAAAACTCCGCCGAGATGGCCGCGCACGGCTGGGCGCTGGCCAGGGAGGCCATCGAGGGCGGCGAGTACGACCTGATCGTGCTGGACGAGTTCACCTATCCCCTCAAATACGGGTGGGTGGCGTGGCCGGACGTGGAGGCCGTCCTGAAGGCCCGCGATTCCCGCATGCACGTGGTGATCACCGGCCGGGACGCCATACCGGAACTGGTGGCCCTCGCTGACACCGTCAGCGAGATCCAGCCGGTGAAGCACGCCTACGAGCAGGGCATCGGCGGGCAGCAGGGGATCGAGTATTAA
- a CDS encoding ABC transporter substrate-binding protein, whose protein sequence is MTRTLLTLSALLLSAHAHATKYPLTLTDDLGRTVTLRQEPKRIISMLPSHTETLVAIGAGSKLVAVDRFSNFPKAVVDALPKVGSAFQPNLEAILALKPDLVLADESTSSRLTEKLAGAGLTVYGGTGQTYNEVFEKIAVLGRLTNREAGATRLVTGMRADLNALQASVARRPKVSVYYEVDPAPYSVGPNSFIGVLIGKAGGQTVVPASLGDFPKLDPELIVKANPQVMIGLPLTDARARPGWAGLRAVSAARVYKPTDEERDALSRPGPRLAVALRALIRMIHPEALK, encoded by the coding sequence ATGACCCGCACCCTGCTGACCCTGAGCGCGCTGCTGCTGAGCGCCCACGCCCACGCCACGAAGTACCCCCTGACCCTCACGGACGACCTGGGCCGCACGGTCACGCTGCGCCAGGAGCCGAAACGCATCATCTCCATGCTGCCCAGCCACACCGAGACGCTGGTCGCCATCGGCGCCGGAAGCAAACTGGTGGCCGTGGACCGCTTCAGCAACTTCCCGAAGGCCGTGGTGGACGCCCTGCCGAAGGTCGGCAGCGCCTTCCAGCCGAACCTGGAGGCGATCCTGGCCCTGAAACCGGACCTGGTGCTGGCCGACGAGTCCACCAGCAGCCGCCTGACGGAGAAGCTCGCCGGGGCCGGGCTCACCGTGTACGGCGGGACCGGGCAGACGTACAACGAAGTGTTCGAGAAGATCGCCGTGCTGGGCCGCCTCACCAACCGCGAGGCCGGGGCGACCCGGCTGGTGACCGGCATGCGCGCCGACCTGAACGCCCTGCAGGCCAGCGTGGCCCGCCGGCCCAAGGTCAGCGTGTACTACGAGGTGGACCCCGCCCCGTACAGCGTGGGCCCGAACAGTTTCATCGGCGTGCTGATCGGCAAGGCCGGCGGGCAGACGGTCGTGCCCGCCAGCCTGGGCGACTTCCCGAAACTCGACCCGGAGCTGATCGTGAAGGCCAACCCGCAGGTCATGATCGGCCTGCCGCTCACGGACGCCCGCGCCCGGCCCGGCTGGGCCGGCCTGCGCGCCGTGAGCGCCGCGCGCGTGTACAAACCCACCGACGAGGAGCGGGACGCCCTGAGCCGCCCCGGCCCGCGCCTGGCGGTCGCCCTGCGCGCCCTGATCCGCATGATTCACCCGGAGGCCCTGAAATGA
- a CDS encoding prepilin peptidase gives MSPDALLVVFAVILGLLVGSFSNVLIWRLPRGENIAFPPSHCPHCDHRLGVQDLVPLGSWLALGGKCRYCRAPIKARYPVVEALTGLGYGLIAWLFPPLTFGLGALGLMVLFTILLVGSAIDLDTYTIPDELTLPGVGLGLLFALANAQGSGLPTFPEAVQGALLGAGLLVTINNVGAWVLRRFRERSWPEFPLGYQQISLGLLAGAWLGPWWGAGVALLSALVNALAKKVIRIPELLTLGGFLVSVMLGGSGLGRDLGAMVVGALGAAGAVALVCGVYWWLHWRRHREDDGAADTDEPVDAQAMGFGDVKLAAVIGAFLGWELLLVALVVAVFAGAVLGVIQMALHSSNRLKFGPYLAIGAVVALLWGPALVGWYKGLIGL, from the coding sequence GTGAGTCCTGACGCCTTGCTCGTGGTGTTCGCCGTCATCCTGGGGTTGCTGGTCGGGTCGTTCTCGAACGTCCTGATCTGGCGGCTGCCGCGCGGGGAGAACATCGCCTTCCCGCCCAGCCACTGCCCGCACTGCGACCACCGTCTGGGCGTCCAGGACCTGGTGCCGCTGGGGTCCTGGCTGGCGCTGGGCGGGAAGTGCCGCTACTGCCGCGCGCCCATCAAGGCGCGCTACCCGGTCGTGGAGGCGCTGACGGGCCTGGGATACGGGCTGATCGCGTGGCTGTTCCCGCCGCTGACGTTCGGGCTGGGCGCGCTGGGCCTGATGGTGCTGTTCACGATTCTGCTGGTGGGCAGCGCCATCGACCTGGACACCTACACCATCCCGGACGAGCTGACCCTGCCGGGCGTGGGGCTGGGCCTGCTGTTCGCCCTGGCGAACGCCCAGGGCAGCGGCCTGCCCACCTTCCCGGAGGCGGTGCAGGGGGCATTGCTGGGCGCCGGTCTGCTGGTCACGATCAACAACGTGGGCGCCTGGGTGCTGCGGCGCTTCCGGGAGCGGTCCTGGCCGGAATTCCCGCTGGGGTACCAGCAGATCAGCCTGGGCCTGCTGGCCGGCGCGTGGCTGGGCCCGTGGTGGGGCGCGGGCGTGGCTCTGCTCTCTGCGCTGGTGAACGCCCTGGCGAAAAAGGTGATTCGCATTCCCGAACTGCTCACGCTGGGCGGGTTCCTGGTCAGCGTCATGCTGGGCGGCAGCGGCCTGGGCCGGGACCTGGGGGCCATGGTCGTGGGCGCGCTGGGCGCGGCGGGCGCGGTGGCCCTGGTGTGCGGCGTGTACTGGTGGCTGCACTGGCGCCGCCACCGCGAGGACGACGGCGCCGCCGACACGGACGAACCGGTGGACGCGCAGGCGATGGGCTTCGGGGACGTGAAGCTGGCCGCGGTGATCGGCGCGTTCCTGGGCTGGGAACTGCTGCTGGTGGCGCTGGTCGTGGCGGTGTTCGCCGGGGCGGTGCTGGGCGTGATTCAGATGGCGCTGCACAGCAGCAACCGCCTGAAGTTTGGGCCGTACCTGGCGATCGGGGCGGTCGTGGCGCTGCTGTGGGGCCCGGCCCTGGTCGGCTGGTATAAGGGCCTGATCGGGCTGTAG
- a CDS encoding nitronate monooxygenase: protein MTTPSDPQPTPAPVPAVPVTPQPQIIQGGMGVAISDWKLARAVSLQGQLGVVSGTGIDNLLVRRLQDGDPDTLRALAHFPDQTRAQKIIADYFIQGGKPAGQPYKRVPLPTLTRQDPAWGLAIVGAFVEVWLAREGHDHPVGLNLLTKLQLHTMPAMYGAMLAGVDTVIMGAGIPREVPGALDAFSHGLPYTFRVDVKGDGPATAPLTLDPADYGFGGVALQRPKFYPIISSHVLAGVLTRKATGSIQGFVIEGPTAGGHNAPPRGQVTYDASGQPIYTERDVADLAEMRKIGLPFWLAGGSGSPEALQSALAEGAAGIQVGTLFAYCAESGMRDETKQRALAAVRDGQAEVFTDPLASPTGFPFKVVQLEGTLSEPELYAQRRRICDVGYLREFYWAGEGKTGLRCAAEPVEDYVRKGGTLEDTVGRKCLCNALLADAGYPQMQKWGDLEQPLITSGDDVVKLSHWKPGYTAADVIAYLRGEAAPQ from the coding sequence ATGACCACACCTTCAGACCCCCAACCCACCCCCGCCCCCGTGCCCGCCGTGCCCGTCACCCCGCAGCCGCAGATCATCCAGGGCGGCATGGGCGTGGCGATCAGCGACTGGAAACTCGCCCGCGCCGTGTCCCTGCAGGGGCAGCTGGGCGTGGTGTCCGGCACCGGCATCGACAACCTGCTCGTGCGCCGCCTGCAGGACGGCGACCCCGACACCCTGCGCGCCCTGGCGCACTTCCCCGACCAGACCCGCGCGCAGAAGATCATCGCCGACTACTTCATTCAGGGCGGCAAGCCTGCGGGCCAGCCTTACAAGCGCGTGCCGCTGCCCACCCTGACCAGACAGGACCCCGCCTGGGGCCTGGCCATCGTGGGCGCGTTCGTGGAAGTGTGGCTGGCGCGCGAGGGCCACGACCACCCGGTCGGCCTGAACCTCCTCACCAAGCTGCAGCTGCACACCATGCCCGCCATGTACGGCGCGATGCTGGCCGGAGTGGACACCGTGATCATGGGCGCCGGCATTCCCCGCGAGGTGCCCGGCGCGCTGGACGCCTTCTCCCACGGCCTGCCGTACACCTTCCGCGTGGACGTCAAAGGTGATGGCCCCGCCACCGCGCCCCTCACCCTGGACCCCGCCGACTACGGCTTCGGGGGCGTGGCGCTGCAACGCCCGAAGTTCTACCCGATCATCTCCAGCCACGTGCTGGCCGGCGTGCTGACCCGCAAGGCGACCGGCAGCATCCAGGGCTTCGTGATCGAGGGCCCCACCGCCGGCGGGCACAACGCGCCCCCGCGCGGACAGGTGACGTACGACGCGTCCGGGCAGCCCATCTACACCGAGCGGGACGTGGCTGACCTCGCGGAGATGCGCAAGATCGGCCTGCCGTTCTGGCTGGCGGGCGGCTCCGGCAGCCCCGAGGCGCTGCAATCGGCGCTCGCCGAGGGCGCGGCCGGCATTCAGGTGGGCACGCTCTTCGCGTACTGCGCCGAGAGCGGCATGCGCGACGAGACCAAGCAGCGCGCCCTGGCCGCCGTGCGGGACGGGCAGGCGGAGGTGTTCACCGATCCGCTGGCGTCCCCGACCGGGTTCCCGTTCAAGGTGGTGCAGCTCGAAGGCACGCTGAGCGAACCGGAACTGTACGCGCAGCGGCGCCGCATCTGCGACGTGGGCTACCTGCGCGAGTTCTACTGGGCGGGCGAGGGCAAGACCGGCCTGCGCTGCGCGGCCGAGCCGGTCGAGGACTACGTGCGTAAGGGCGGCACGCTGGAGGACACGGTGGGCCGCAAGTGCCTGTGTAACGCCCTGCTGGCCGACGCCGGGTACCCGCAGATGCAGAAGTGGGGCGACCTGGAGCAGCCCCTGATCACCAGCGGGGACGACGTGGTGAAGCTGTCCCACTGGAAGCCCGGGTACACGGCCGCGGACGTGATCGCGTACCTGCGCGGTGAGGCTGCCCCGCAGTAA
- a CDS encoding NADPH-dependent FMN reductase, with protein sequence MTTTGNPRIGIIISSTRPTRIADQPTQWFYDIARQRTDLDFEIVDLRDHPMPFFDEVASNAWAPSQNPEVVRWQQRVAQFDGYVIITAEYNHAPTGVLKNALDNAYVEWVRKPVAYVGYGSVGAARAIEQLRLIAAELQQVSVRTSVHIQGADFFGLMQGQKTMNDMPYLNDGAQNLLNDLAWWTRALKTARDTQS encoded by the coding sequence ATGACCACCACCGGCAACCCCCGCATCGGCATCATCATCAGCAGCACCCGCCCCACCCGCATCGCCGACCAGCCCACCCAGTGGTTCTACGACATCGCCCGGCAACGCACCGACCTCGACTTCGAGATCGTCGACCTGCGCGACCACCCCATGCCCTTCTTCGACGAGGTCGCCAGCAACGCCTGGGCCCCCAGCCAGAACCCCGAAGTCGTCCGCTGGCAGCAGCGCGTCGCCCAGTTCGACGGCTACGTCATCATCACCGCCGAATACAACCACGCCCCCACCGGCGTCCTCAAAAACGCCCTGGACAACGCCTACGTCGAATGGGTCCGCAAACCCGTCGCGTACGTCGGCTACGGCAGCGTGGGCGCCGCCCGCGCCATCGAACAGCTGCGTCTGATCGCCGCCGAACTCCAGCAGGTCAGCGTGCGCACCAGCGTGCACATCCAGGGCGCCGACTTCTTCGGCCTGATGCAGGGCCAGAAGACCATGAACGACATGCCCTACCTCAACGACGGCGCCCAGAACCTCCTGAACGACCTCGCCTGGTGGACCCGCGCCCTCAAGACCGCCCGCGACACCCAGAGCTGA
- the rimO gene encoding 30S ribosomal protein S12 methylthiotransferase RimO, with product MTNEVAAVQSGVKKVGFISLGCPKALVDSERILTQLRVEGYEVAASYEGADAVIVNTCGFITPAIEESLSAIGEALDATGKVIVTGCLGERPEKIMERHPKVAAITGSEAVDDVMGHVRELLPMEQDAFTGLLPVAAPGMRADVPAREVTKHGDVFAPTVKLTPRHYAYVKVAEGCNHTCAFCIIPKLRGLQVSRDAGAVLYEAFRLVAGGTKELMIIAQDTSAYGVDMRYRESEFQGEQVRAHLTDLAVKLGEMGAWVRMHYVYPYPHVDRIVELMAQGKILPYLDVPLQHASPRILKLMRRPGAGKQLETIRRWREICPELVIRSTFIVGFPGETEEDFQELLTFLEEARLDRVGAFAYSDVEEADANRLPGAVPDDVKQARLARFMEVAQRISTEKLGEKVGGVMEVIIDEFNDDEDDQPGTRLIGRTKGDAPGIDGQVYVYAGEFAGQVKIGDIVRVRIEDSDEYDLFGEVVERPVWAPNVPQLGHFPKH from the coding sequence ATGACGAATGAGGTGGCCGCCGTGCAGAGCGGCGTGAAAAAGGTGGGGTTCATCAGTCTGGGGTGCCCGAAGGCGCTGGTGGACAGCGAGCGGATTCTGACGCAGCTGCGCGTGGAGGGGTACGAGGTCGCCGCGAGTTACGAGGGGGCGGACGCGGTGATCGTGAACACGTGCGGGTTCATCACGCCGGCGATCGAGGAGTCCCTGAGTGCGATCGGGGAGGCGCTGGACGCGACCGGGAAGGTGATCGTGACGGGGTGCCTGGGGGAGCGGCCGGAGAAGATCATGGAGCGGCACCCGAAGGTGGCGGCGATCACGGGGTCGGAGGCGGTGGATGACGTGATGGGGCACGTGCGGGAGCTGCTGCCCATGGAGCAGGATGCGTTCACGGGCCTGCTGCCGGTGGCGGCGCCGGGGATGCGGGCGGACGTGCCGGCGCGTGAAGTGACGAAGCATGGGGACGTGTTCGCGCCGACCGTGAAGCTCACGCCGCGGCATTACGCGTACGTGAAGGTGGCGGAGGGCTGCAATCACACGTGTGCGTTCTGCATCATTCCGAAGCTGCGGGGCTTGCAGGTGTCGCGGGATGCCGGGGCGGTGCTGTACGAGGCGTTCCGCCTTGTCGCGGGCGGCACGAAGGAACTGATGATCATCGCGCAGGACACTTCCGCGTACGGCGTGGACATGCGGTACCGCGAGAGCGAGTTTCAGGGCGAGCAGGTGCGGGCGCATCTGACGGACCTGGCGGTGAAGCTGGGCGAGATGGGCGCGTGGGTGCGGATGCATTACGTGTACCCGTACCCGCACGTGGACCGGATCGTGGAGCTGATGGCGCAGGGCAAGATCCTGCCGTACCTGGACGTGCCGCTGCAGCACGCCAGCCCGCGCATCCTGAAGCTGATGCGGCGGCCCGGGGCGGGCAAGCAGCTGGAGACGATCCGCCGCTGGCGGGAGATCTGTCCTGAGCTGGTGATCCGCAGCACGTTCATCGTGGGGTTCCCCGGCGAGACGGAGGAGGACTTCCAGGAGCTGCTGACGTTCCTGGAGGAGGCGCGTCTGGACCGCGTGGGGGCGTTCGCGTACAGCGACGTGGAGGAAGCGGACGCGAACCGCTTGCCCGGCGCGGTGCCGGACGACGTGAAGCAGGCGCGCCTGGCGCGGTTCATGGAGGTCGCGCAGCGGATCAGCACCGAGAAGCTGGGCGAGAAGGTGGGCGGCGTGATGGAGGTGATCATCGACGAGTTCAACGATGACGAGGATGACCAGCCCGGCACGCGCCTGATCGGCCGGACGAAGGGCGACGCGCCCGGGATTGACGGGCAGGTGTACGTGTACGCCGGTGAGTTCGCGGGTCAGGTGAAGATCGGGGACATCGTGCGCGTCCGCATTGAGGACAGTGACGAGTACGACCTGTTCGGTGAGGTTGTGGAGCGGCCCGTGTGGGCACCGAACGTGCCGCAGCTGGGCCACTTCCCGAAGCACTGA
- the hisD gene encoding histidinol dehydrogenase produces the protein MQVLQGPEARAALTRSFNDAPVPDAVLTRIHETFGEALTPTQVVERIIADVRERGDDALRDWTERLDGHRPTDLRVSEADIAAASIDAGLHDAIRTAIHRVRAFYQQQPAHGFLNHGPDGALGQLVRPLGRVGVYVPGGLAPLISTLIHTAVPAQVAGVPELIVTTPPARDGTVHPAILVAARELGITHVYRAGGAQAIAALAYGTASVPSVDKIAGPGNLFVVIAKRLVYGQTGIESLPGPTETLVVADDSADPRFVAADLLAQAEHNGAEPVLVSTSPDLLNRVNEELDRQLTALPEPNRTWARDSIQTRMKTVLAGDLQEALDLANLYAPEHLCLLTRDPWPLLGHVQRAGGVFIGEHSMEALGDYVAGPSHVMPTGGTARFMSPVNVRDFQNIISVVGLNEDTLRRIGPAGATLARAEGLEAHARAIESRL, from the coding sequence ATGCAAGTGCTCCAGGGGCCCGAAGCCCGCGCCGCCCTGACCCGCAGCTTCAACGACGCGCCCGTCCCCGACGCGGTCCTCACCCGCATCCATGAGACCTTCGGCGAGGCGCTCACGCCCACGCAGGTCGTCGAACGCATCATCGCCGACGTCCGCGAACGCGGAGACGACGCCCTGCGCGACTGGACCGAACGGCTCGACGGCCACCGACCCACCGACCTGCGCGTCAGCGAAGCCGACATCGCCGCCGCCAGCATCGACGCCGGCCTGCACGACGCCATCCGCACCGCCATTCACCGCGTCCGCGCCTTCTACCAGCAGCAGCCCGCCCACGGCTTCCTGAACCACGGCCCCGACGGCGCCCTCGGGCAGCTCGTGCGGCCCCTGGGCCGGGTCGGCGTATACGTGCCCGGCGGCCTCGCCCCCCTGATCAGCACCCTGATCCACACCGCCGTGCCCGCCCAGGTGGCGGGCGTGCCCGAGCTCATCGTCACCACCCCTCCCGCCCGGGACGGCACGGTTCACCCTGCCATCCTCGTCGCCGCCCGCGAACTCGGCATCACGCACGTCTACCGCGCGGGCGGCGCGCAGGCCATCGCCGCGCTCGCCTACGGCACCGCCAGCGTCCCCAGCGTCGACAAGATCGCCGGCCCCGGCAACCTCTTCGTCGTCATCGCCAAACGCCTCGTGTACGGCCAGACCGGCATCGAAAGCCTCCCCGGCCCCACCGAAACCCTCGTCGTCGCCGACGACAGCGCCGACCCCCGCTTCGTCGCCGCCGACCTCCTCGCCCAGGCCGAACACAACGGCGCCGAACCCGTCCTCGTCTCCACCAGCCCCGACCTCCTGAACCGCGTCAACGAGGAACTCGACCGGCAACTCACCGCCCTCCCCGAACCCAACCGGACCTGGGCCCGCGACAGCATCCAGACCCGCATGAAAACCGTCCTCGCTGGCGACCTGCAAGAAGCCCTCGACCTCGCCAACCTCTACGCCCCCGAACACCTCTGCCTCCTCACCCGCGACCCCTGGCCCCTCCTCGGCCACGTCCAACGCGCCGGCGGCGTCTTCATCGGCGAACACAGCATGGAAGCCCTCGGCGACTACGTCGCCGGCCCCAGCCACGTCATGCCCACCGGCGGCACCGCCCGCTTCATGAGCCCCGTCAACGTCCGCGACTTCCAGAACATCATCAGCGTCGTCGGCCTGAACGAAGACACCCTGCGGCGCATCGGACCGGCCGGCGCCACGCTCGCCCGCGCCGAAGGGCTGGAAGCCCACGCCCGGGCCATCGAAAGCCGGCTGTAA